DNA from Brachyspira aalborgi:
CTATGGTTGAAGAAGGAAAACAAGTAGGCGAAGTAAAAGAAGTCGAGCAAGATATTATAGAGAGAGCGTTCTTTTTAGGAGATAGAAAAATAGAATCGATAATGACGCACAGAAGCGATATAGTTTGTTTAGATATTAATATGAGTGTAGATGAAATTAAAAAAATAATATCTAAAAATCCATTTTCAAATTATCCTCTTATAGATAAAAATTTGGATAATATTATTGGAATTTTAAGAATAACCGATATATTCGATAAATTAAACGGAAAAATAAAAATAGAAAAATTCGCTAAAAAAGTTAATTACTTTCATAACAATATGGAAGTTTATTTAGTTTTAGAAGAAATGAAAAAGAATAATATAAAAATAGGATTTATCTCTGACGAGTTTGGAAATATTGACGGAATGATAACTCAAAGCGATATATTTGACGCTTTAGTCGGTTCGATTAGCGAAAGCAAAGAAAACAAAGATATAAAAGAGAGAAAAAACGGAGGTTGGTTTGTCGATGGACAATGCCCGATTTACGATTTTTTAGAATATTTTGAAATTGACGATGAAACAGTTTCAAATAATTATAATACTATAAGCGGACTTATACTTGAAATATTGCAGCATATTCCTTTAGAAGGAGAATCTATAAAATGGAAAAATTTAAATATTGAAATTGTCGATATGGACGGAGCGAGAATAGACAAAATTATAGTTAAGAAAATCTAAACTTCAATATTATAATTTTTCTTATTTATTTAATTAATAAAAATTAAAAAAGTAAGATTAATAACTTTTTACTTTTTTGATGCAAATCTTTCAAATATTTTTAATACTTCCGAAGCTATTATAACAATAAAAGCCATTCCTATAATCTTTATCCAAGCGTTAAAACTTAAAGGAATCGTATTGAAAAATCCGCCTGCATATTGAACGGCGAGTATTTGCAATATAAAAGTTCCTAACATAGAAAAAAGCATTAATTTATTATCAAAAAAATGTTTAAATATGCTGTCAAATCCTAATTCTCTGCTATTGAAAGAATTGAATATTTGAAACATAACAAACATAACAAATAAAACCGTTGAGCGTTCGTTTTCCGCCACATTTAATATATTTAATTTGCTTTGAATCATAAATAATATAATCATAATGATTCCCGAATATATTATTTTTCCAAACATTTTTTTAGTCACTATATTAGCGTTTCTTTTTGTCGGTTTTCTATTCATTAAATCGCCTCTTATAGGCTCAAGTCCCAAAGCTATTGCGGGAGGTCCGTCCATAATTATATTTATCCATAATAATTGTATTGCAGTAAATGGAGCTTTAAGTCCCGTTAAAGTCGATAATAAAACTACAATAACCGAAGCAAAATTAACCGTAAGCTGAAATTGAATAAATCTCTGAAAATTATCGTATATTCCCCTACCCCATTGAACCGCTTTAACTATTGTGGCAAAAGAATCGTCAAGCAAAACTATATCGCTCGCTTCTTTTGAAACTTCCGTTCCCGTTATTCCCATAGCGACTCCGACATCGGCGTTTTTTATCGCGGGAGCGTCATTTATTCCATCTCCTGTAACGGCGACTACATTTCCCATACTTTTTATAGTATTAACGACTCGCATTTTTATAGTTGGCGTGCTTCTCGCTATAACCGATATTTTATCGATATTATTTTTAAGCTCTTCATCGTTCATAGCTTCTATATCTTTAGCTTCAAAAATTAAACTATTTTCGTTTAACATTTTTAACTCTCTTGCAATCGCTCTTGCCGTTACAATATTATCTCCCGTAAGCATTTTTATATTAATTCCCGCGCTTCTACATTGATTAACCGCGTCATAAACTTCTTTTCTTACGGGGTCCGAAATTGCTACAAAACCGTCATAAATTAAATTGCTTTCCAAATCCGCTCTATTATTTTCAACGGACTCCGAAACCGTTTTATGAGCGAATGCGATAACTCTTTTAGCTTCGTCTTGAAATTTTTCAATAGTTTTTTCTATATCTTTTTTTTCTTCTTCGTTTATATTACACATAGAAATTATTTTTTCGGGGCTTCCTTTAGTAAATACAAAATATTCTCCGTTAATTTCCGATACTGTAGTCATATTTTTTGTATCTGAAGAAAAAGGATATTCAAATATTATTTTTGATTTTTCTCTTATCTCTTTATAATTAAAACCCGATTTATTCGCTCCAACCAATAAAGCGCATTCTGTAGGATTTCCTAAAAATTTAATAGCGTTATCTTTATAATTAATATCCGCTGTAGAATTGATGCAAAAATTTTCTATTATTTTTTGATTCTTTATATTTTCAGGCTCTATATATTCTCCGTTTATATATAATTTATTTAAAGTCATTTTATTTTCCGTCAATGTCCCCGTTTTGTCGGAACATATAACATTTACGCTTCCGATAGTTTCGCAGGCAACCATTTTTTTTACCAAAGCTTTTTGTTTAGCCATTTTAATAATATTTATTGAAAGAGAGACGGCGACAATCGTTGGCAAACCTTCGGGAACTGAAGCGACTATTAAAACTATGCTAGTAATAAAAGCTTCGGATATATTTACAAAATTAGCTTCGCCTATTCTAATAAAATTAATCAACTGTATAATAAAAACTATAGCGGCTGCGAATATTCCAATTAAAGCGATTTTCTTTCCTAATTCTGCAAGTTTTTCTTGTAAAGGAGTAGAAGTTTTTTTAGTAGACGATAATTCTCGAGCGATTTTTCCAAACTCTGTGCTATCGCCAACCGAAGTTATTACCATTTTACCGTTTCCTGTAGCGACAAAAGAACCAGAATAAGCCATATTTACTCTTTCGGCAACGGGAACTTTTTCGTCTGTAAATATAGCATCGCAATTTTTTTCAACCGTTTCGCTTTCTCCCGTAAGCGCGGATTCGTCTATATGCAAAGATACGCTTTCAAGAAGCCTGCCATCGGCTGGAAGTTTATTTCCCGTTTCTATAAAAGCGATATCTCCGACAAGCAAATCTTTTTGATTTATTATTTCCAAGTTTCCGTTCCTTATAACTTTTACTCTTATATCTTCGTTTATTTTATTTAAAGCCTCAAACGCCTTTGCGCTTTTGCCTTCCATTACTACGGTTATAATTACGGATAATGAAATGGCGATAAATATTCCCAAACATTCAAAAATATCAAAATGCCCGCCATTTAAATAATTAACCGTATTTACTCCGATTGCAATTAAGCCTGCAAATATAAGCATTAATATCATAGGCTCTTTTAGAGATTCCAATATTTTGCCAAATAATGAAATTCCTTTTTCTTTTGTAAAACTGTTTTTCCCGTATTTTTCTAAACTTAATTTTTTTGTTTCTTCCGTTAGTCCAATTTTAGGATTAATATTAAGCTCTTTTAATACATCCTCTTTTGTTCCTAAAAATTCATTCATAAAAAATTCTCCTTTTAATTAAACTATTTTTAAGCATAAAAAAGACTCAAATATAAATAAGCTTACAAATTATAATTTACAAACTTATTTATACCCGAGTCTCATTAATTAAGGCTAGCCAAACCCTGCTTTTCAAGGGCTGCGATTGTTGACTTCGCCACGCAAAATTAATTGCGTCAACTACTCCCTCTTGAGTATTTTTTAATTTATGTAGAATAAATTATATTATATAATAAAATAATGTCAATAGTTAAATGATAGAATAAAAATTAATTATTGAATTTATGTAGTATTTTTTAGCCTATGATATTGTAAAAAATATTTTTTAATTATTCTATTTTTAAATAAATTTATTAATTAATATTTACTATTTAGAAAATTTACTTCTAAAATTATCTATCCATTTTCTAATCGGTAATAAACCAAGTAATCCTATTTATAACCTCATTAAAAATTGAAATAATATTATTTATCATTTTTTCTAATTTATTATTTTTATCTTCAATAATATAATTACTAAACGATTTATAAATTGAAAATCATTATAATATTTTTCACTTAAATCATAATTAATATAATATAAATTGCTTTGGTTTCTTTCAAATAATTTTTTATTTAATTAAAATAATTAAGCGTTAAATCAATTCTTTCGGCAAATGCGTATTTGTATATTTTAGCTTTATTTATAT
Protein-coding regions in this window:
- a CDS encoding calcium-translocating P-type ATPase, PMCA-type; this translates as MNEFLGTKEDVLKELNINPKIGLTEETKKLSLEKYGKNSFTKEKGISLFGKILESLKEPMILMLIFAGLIAIGVNTVNYLNGGHFDIFECLGIFIAISLSVIITVVMEGKSAKAFEALNKINEDIRVKVIRNGNLEIINQKDLLVGDIAFIETGNKLPADGRLLESVSLHIDESALTGESETVEKNCDAIFTDEKVPVAERVNMAYSGSFVATGNGKMVITSVGDSTEFGKIARELSSTKKTSTPLQEKLAELGKKIALIGIFAAAIVFIIQLINFIRIGEANFVNISEAFITSIVLIVASVPEGLPTIVAVSLSINIIKMAKQKALVKKMVACETIGSVNVICSDKTGTLTENKMTLNKLYINGEYIEPENIKNQKIIENFCINSTADINYKDNAIKFLGNPTECALLVGANKSGFNYKEIREKSKIIFEYPFSSDTKNMTTVSEINGEYFVFTKGSPEKIISMCNINEEEKKDIEKTIEKFQDEAKRVIAFAHKTVSESVENNRADLESNLIYDGFVAISDPVRKEVYDAVNQCRSAGINIKMLTGDNIVTARAIARELKMLNENSLIFEAKDIEAMNDEELKNNIDKISVIARSTPTIKMRVVNTIKSMGNVVAVTGDGINDAPAIKNADVGVAMGITGTEVSKEASDIVLLDDSFATIVKAVQWGRGIYDNFQRFIQFQLTVNFASVIVVLLSTLTGLKAPFTAIQLLWINIIMDGPPAIALGLEPIRGDLMNRKPTKRNANIVTKKMFGKIIYSGIIMIILFMIQSKLNILNVAENERSTVLFVMFVMFQIFNSFNSRELGFDSIFKHFFDNKLMLFSMLGTFILQILAVQYAGGFFNTIPLSFNAWIKIIGMAFIVIIASEVLKIFERFASKK
- a CDS encoding hemolysin family protein, which produces MDFLIIIILIILNGVFAMSEIAIISARKSSLMKESKEGNKNAKTALSLANQPDKFLSTIQIGITLIGILTGIYSGDTIAKELSNILIKINIPTIYASSISKIIVVALVTYLTLIFGELVPKRLAMIMPEKIAKAVASPMNILSKIGAPFVWILSKSALIVSKILGIKDDKNPITEEEIKSMVEEGKQVGEVKEVEQDIIERAFFLGDRKIESIMTHRSDIVCLDINMSVDEIKKIISKNPFSNYPLIDKNLDNIIGILRITDIFDKLNGKIKIEKFAKKVNYFHNNMEVYLVLEEMKKNNIKIGFISDEFGNIDGMITQSDIFDALVGSISESKENKDIKERKNGGWFVDGQCPIYDFLEYFEIDDETVSNNYNTISGLILEILQHIPLEGESIKWKNLNIEIVDMDGARIDKIIVKKI